CCGACGCCGGACGCTCGGCCGGGTTCTTGGCCAGGCAGCGCATGACCATATCGGCGATCGGCGGCGGGAGCTCGGGGCGTCGCTGTCGGATCGGCACCGGCGCCTCGGCGAGCTGGGCGGCGAGCGTGGCGCGTAGCGAGCTTCGTGCGAATGGCGGTGCGCCGGTCAGCAGTTCATACGCGACGCAACCGAAGGCGTACAGATCGGCCCGATGATCGACCACGTGCGCTGCGCCGATCTGCTCGGGCGACATGTAGTCCGGTGTGCCCAAGACCGTGCTCACCGTGGTTACGCGTCGCCCAGTGCGCAACGCCGTGTCGCTGGCGTCGTCGAGCGCCTTTGCCACGCCGAAGTCGGAGATCATGGCGATGCCGTCGTTCAGCAGCACATTCTCCGGCTTGATGTCGCGATGCACGACGCCTCGCGCGTGGGCGTACGCGAGCGCGAGCGCCATCTCCCGCAGTAGGCGAATCGCTTCGGCGTACGGCGGCGCTCCCCGACGCACCAGGAGCTCGCGGAGGGTCTGTCCCTCGATATACGGCATGCTGTACCAGCGCACCTGATCCGAGTCGCCATCGGCGGCGACGAGGGCTGCACTGAGCAGCGGCACGAGGTGCGGATGCTGCAGCTTGGCCGCGAACTGGATCTCCCGACGGAAGCGTTCAGCGTCGACGTCGGCCGTCAGCTCGAGTGGCAACACCTTCAACACCACCGAGCGATCGAGCGACACCTCGGTCGCAAGAAACACGTGCGACGAGCCGGCGCCACCGAGCTCGCGCTCAATGACGTACGTGCCCTCGAGCTGTCGCTGAAGCCGGGCGCGCAGAGCGCCGGCATCGATCGGTGCGGTGGACATCCAAGGAGAAACTACGCCGGCGAGGGGGCGCCGCAATCAGGAGGTTGCGTGACAAATATCACGAAGGGTAGCAGGACTTTCGTCTCGCTACCCTTCGTGTACGACTCAAACGACGCGTCGTCGAACGTTACGACGTGCGACGCTTGCGCTGCAGCATGCCGAGCGCAACCAGCCCGCTCGCCATCAGCAGATAGGTTGACGGCTCAGGAACTACCGAAGTCGTACCACCACCAGCAGCGGTGCCGATCGCGAACGACTCCTGACCACCTGACACGTCCGTAAGCGACGCGCCCACACCGATCATTGCGGTCGGATTTGCGGCGAGTGCCGCGTTGAACAGTACCTGATCGCCCGCCGACAAGCCGAACAAGAACCCGTAATTCCCGGTCCCCGGCAGCGTGTTGTTGAGCGTGAGCGGCGACGTGAACGCCGTGCTGGTGAACACCTGCGTGTTACC
The sequence above is a segment of the Gemmatimonas sp. genome. Coding sequences within it:
- a CDS encoding serine/threonine-protein kinase gives rise to the protein MSTAPIDAGALRARLQRQLEGTYVIERELGGAGSSHVFLATEVSLDRSVVLKVLPLELTADVDAERFRREIQFAAKLQHPHLVPLLSAALVAADGDSDQVRWYSMPYIEGQTLRELLVRRGAPPYAEAIRLLREMALALAYAHARGVVHRDIKPENVLLNDGIAMISDFGVAKALDDASDTALRTGRRVTTVSTVLGTPDYMSPEQIGAAHVVDHRADLYAFGCVAYELLTGAPPFARSSLRATLAAQLAEAPVPIRQRRPELPPPIADMVMRCLAKNPAERPASASWIIRAIEAASGTEVPAPASAPASAEPVAPSRETVAVASRTVITGLVVAVAAAAAVWMMLR